In one window of Massilibacterium senegalense DNA:
- the gcvPA gene encoding aminomethyl-transferring glycine dehydrogenase subunit GcvPA — translation MKFRYLPMTEQDETEMLATIGVSNIEDLFSDIPENVRLNRSLSIQEAQAESDVMKQLQHLSDKNCHTKEYPSFLGAGVYDHTIPAVVEAVISRSEFYTAYTPYQPEISQGELQAIFEFQTMICELTGMDVANSSMYDGSTALSEAAFLAVGNSKKKQTILVSKGVHPEYRETLKTYASGAKITIVELELKEGQTDLEDLKRKMTEDIAGVIIQYPNFYGQIEPLQAMEPIVHAKKSHFIVSSNPLSLALLTPPGNFGADIVIGDAQVFGISQSLGGPHCGYFAVTKKLMRKIPGRLVGQTIDEQGRRGFVLTLQAREQHIRRDKATSNICSNQALNALAASVAMTAFGKQGIRELAKQNIQKAHYAKQRIERCGGTVLFGDAFFNEFVIPLNKPIEAVNKKLMEKGIIGGLDLGKYANNLKNSMLVCVTELRMKEEIDLLAKELEGYYA, via the coding sequence ATGAAGTTTCGGTACCTACCAATGACAGAACAAGATGAAACAGAAATGTTAGCAACGATTGGAGTATCTAACATCGAGGATTTGTTTTCTGATATTCCAGAAAATGTTCGTTTAAATCGCTCATTATCTATACAAGAAGCTCAAGCGGAATCTGACGTCATGAAACAGTTACAACACCTTTCCGATAAAAATTGTCATACAAAAGAATATCCGAGTTTTTTAGGTGCAGGCGTATACGATCATACGATTCCAGCTGTTGTCGAGGCGGTGATTTCACGTTCAGAATTTTATACTGCTTATACACCGTACCAACCAGAAATATCACAAGGAGAATTACAAGCTATTTTTGAATTTCAAACGATGATTTGTGAATTAACGGGAATGGATGTGGCTAATTCTTCCATGTATGATGGATCTACTGCTCTAAGCGAAGCAGCGTTTTTAGCGGTTGGGAATTCCAAGAAAAAACAGACTATTTTAGTTTCGAAAGGGGTACACCCAGAGTACCGAGAAACGTTAAAAACATATGCGTCTGGTGCAAAAATAACGATAGTGGAATTAGAACTAAAAGAAGGTCAAACAGACCTTGAAGATCTCAAACGAAAGATGACAGAAGATATCGCAGGTGTCATTATTCAATATCCGAATTTTTATGGACAAATTGAGCCTTTACAAGCAATGGAACCGATTGTTCATGCAAAAAAATCACATTTTATCGTATCGAGCAATCCGTTATCATTAGCGCTACTTACCCCGCCTGGAAATTTTGGCGCAGATATTGTGATTGGTGATGCGCAAGTATTTGGGATTTCTCAATCACTAGGCGGACCACACTGTGGCTATTTTGCGGTAACAAAAAAATTAATGCGAAAAATTCCTGGACGATTAGTGGGGCAAACAATAGATGAGCAAGGACGTCGTGGATTTGTTTTAACGTTACAAGCGCGTGAACAACATATTCGCCGTGATAAAGCTACTTCTAATATTTGTTCCAATCAAGCATTAAATGCGTTAGCTGCATCTGTCGCAATGACTGCCTTTGGGAAACAAGGTATCCGAGAACTTGCAAAACAAAATATCCAAAAAGCACACTATGCAAAACAACGAATTGAACGTTGTGGTGGCACCGTTTTATTTGGTGATGCGTTCTTTAACGAATTTGTGATTCCGTTAAACAAACCGATAGAAGCAGTAAACAAAAAGTTAATGGAAAAAGGAATCATAGGTGGGTTAGATCTTGGAAAATATGCAAATAATTTAAAAAATAGTATGCTTGTCTGCGTAACAGAACTTCGTATGAAAGAAGAAATTGACTTACTAGCGAAAGAACTGGAGGGATATTATGCGTAA
- the gcvT gene encoding glycine cleavage system aminomethyltransferase GcvT — MTQLKRTPLFTIYEDLGAKTIDFGGWELPVQFSSIKEEHEAVRTKAGLFDISHMGEILVTGENALPFLQQMMTNDLQSLTTDKARYTVMCNEDGGVIDDLIVYKQKDGEYLLVVNAANIEKDYHWLVQHRMDHVSIENVSDQIAQIAIQGPSAEQIVHSLTEDPIGDIPMFGFKQQVKIANVETLISRTGYTGEDGFELYVAANEVVLLFTALLEAGKEDGLLPCGLGARDTLRFEACLPLYGQELSETISPLEAGIGFAVKLQKSPSFIGREALNKQKEYGVLRKLVGIEMIEKGIPRTGYELFVEGQQVGVVTSGTQSPTLKKNIGLALIKTDFSDIGQEVEVQVRKKRVKAIVRTTPFYKRLK, encoded by the coding sequence ATGACACAATTAAAACGTACACCATTATTTACAATATACGAAGATCTCGGAGCAAAAACAATTGATTTTGGAGGATGGGAATTACCAGTTCAATTTTCGAGTATTAAGGAAGAGCATGAGGCAGTGCGGACGAAAGCGGGATTATTTGACATTTCTCATATGGGGGAAATTTTAGTGACTGGGGAAAACGCTCTTCCTTTTTTACAACAGATGATGACGAATGATCTTCAATCGTTAACGACAGATAAGGCGCGATATACGGTAATGTGTAATGAAGATGGCGGAGTAATTGATGATTTGATTGTGTATAAACAAAAAGACGGAGAATACTTACTCGTTGTCAATGCAGCAAACATAGAAAAAGATTACCATTGGCTCGTTCAACATCGAATGGACCATGTTTCGATTGAAAATGTGTCAGATCAAATTGCACAAATAGCTATTCAAGGACCATCGGCAGAACAAATCGTTCACTCTTTAACAGAAGATCCGATTGGTGACATTCCTATGTTTGGTTTTAAGCAACAGGTGAAGATTGCGAATGTAGAGACGCTTATTTCACGAACTGGATATACAGGAGAAGATGGATTTGAATTGTATGTAGCAGCAAACGAGGTAGTTCTTTTATTTACCGCTTTATTAGAAGCTGGAAAAGAAGATGGTTTGTTGCCGTGTGGATTAGGGGCGCGCGATACTCTTCGCTTTGAGGCTTGTTTGCCTCTTTATGGTCAAGAACTAAGCGAAACAATTTCACCGCTTGAAGCAGGCATTGGCTTTGCTGTAAAACTTCAGAAAAGTCCATCTTTTATCGGCCGAGAAGCATTAAATAAACAAAAAGAATATGGTGTTCTAAGGAAGCTTGTTGGAATTGAAATGATTGAAAAAGGTATTCCACGAACAGGTTACGAGCTATTTGTCGAGGGACAACAGGTTGGTGTGGTGACAAGTGGGACGCAGTCACCGACGTTAAAGAAAAATATCGGATTAGCGCTTATAAAGACAGATTTTTCTGACATAGGACAAGAAGTTGAGGTGCAGGTTCGAAAAAAACGGGTAAAGGCCATAGTAAGAACGACGCCTTTTTATAAACGATTAAAATAA
- a CDS encoding DEAD/DEAH box helicase, with amino-acid sequence MDIPVFWDTDFETSFQEWLTKGAPHTPESLFRLHYEHEKRNTIDDFYELQALHYLPHLSFFPHQVETCKKVIRECDGKAILADEVGLGKTIEAGLIVKELIIRNLVKSVLILTPASLVKQWEAELNEKFHLPIYEFRKKVPLQEQPHVIMSLDFAKRSPYREELLNQSFDMIIIDEAHKLKNPKTKNYTFVKELKKKFCLLLTATPIQNHLPEVFYLVSLLKPGYLGNEQTLSRYKKQTDDQLNHVKSLIEKIMIRNRRKDLNMKQVKRIIHVKTFTPTIEEQNIYKQLTDLAEKTSVPIFQSSLSVLTLLREYCSSKEALWMTLNKMCKKQPSLLKHHQMKKLLQSLEQVQRHSKAVLVLELLQRIDDKVIIFTEYKITQLFLQWFLQQHGIRSVPFNGDFKKSKREWMTQLFSKDVQVLIATESAAEGINLQFCHHLIHYDLPWNPMRLEQRIGRIHRIGQQEDVHLYYFIAQNTIEEKMYAMLHEKVALFERVIGELDVILSNKSSSPLQTDQQTNISIH; translated from the coding sequence ATGGATATTCCTGTTTTTTGGGACACTGATTTTGAAACGTCCTTTCAAGAATGGTTAACAAAAGGAGCACCCCATACACCAGAGTCTCTTTTTCGTTTACATTATGAACATGAAAAAAGAAATACAATTGATGATTTTTATGAATTACAAGCATTGCATTATTTACCCCATCTTTCATTCTTTCCTCACCAAGTAGAAACATGCAAAAAAGTGATCCGGGAATGCGATGGGAAAGCCATTTTAGCAGACGAAGTAGGGCTAGGCAAAACAATAGAAGCAGGATTAATTGTAAAAGAACTTATCATTCGAAATTTAGTGAAAAGCGTCTTAATCTTAACTCCCGCTTCCTTAGTCAAACAATGGGAAGCAGAACTAAACGAAAAGTTCCACTTACCTATTTATGAATTTCGAAAAAAAGTTCCATTACAAGAACAACCGCATGTCATTATGTCACTAGACTTTGCAAAACGTTCTCCTTACCGGGAAGAATTATTAAATCAATCGTTCGATATGATAATTATTGATGAAGCACATAAATTAAAAAATCCTAAAACAAAAAACTATACATTCGTAAAAGAACTAAAGAAAAAGTTTTGTTTGTTATTAACCGCAACACCAATCCAAAATCATTTACCAGAAGTCTTTTATCTCGTATCTCTTTTAAAACCGGGATATTTAGGGAATGAGCAGACACTCTCACGTTATAAAAAACAAACCGACGATCAATTAAATCATGTAAAGTCACTTATCGAAAAAATTATGATTCGAAATCGAAGAAAAGACTTAAACATGAAACAAGTAAAACGAATCATTCATGTTAAAACTTTTACACCAACGATTGAAGAACAAAACATTTATAAACAATTAACCGATTTAGCAGAAAAGACATCCGTTCCTATATTTCAATCTTCTTTATCTGTTCTAACGCTTTTACGAGAATACTGTAGTAGCAAAGAGGCGCTTTGGATGACATTAAATAAAATGTGTAAAAAACAACCATCTCTCCTGAAACATCATCAAATGAAAAAACTTTTACAATCGTTAGAACAAGTCCAACGCCATTCCAAAGCAGTGCTTGTGTTAGAACTGTTACAACGAATAGACGACAAAGTCATTATTTTTACGGAATATAAAATAACGCAACTTTTTTTACAATGGTTTTTACAACAACACGGCATTCGTTCTGTTCCTTTTAATGGAGATTTTAAAAAATCCAAAAGAGAATGGATGACCCAACTTTTTTCGAAAGATGTGCAAGTATTAATCGCAACAGAATCTGCTGCAGAAGGGATTAACCTTCAGTTTTGTCATCATTTAATCCACTATGATTTACCATGGAATCCGATGCGCTTAGAGCAAAGAATTGGGCGGATTCACCGTATTGGACAACAAGAGGACGTTCACCTGTACTACTTTATCGCGCAAAATACGATAGAAGAAAAAATGTATGCAATGCTTCATGAAAAAGTAGCTTTATTTGAAAGAGTGATTGGAGAATTAGATGTTATTTTATCAAATAAATCGTCCTCTCCTTTGCAAACTGATCAACAAACGAACATTAGCATACACTAA
- a CDS encoding YqhG family protein — protein MDHDTFFQWMKQFFLASGCSLLEEHANVATVQLTEEMDSLLMNRPFYWQYVKKTNQQGIPQTFSFTTDIQHSTKEIEYIHPGSFRFERLKKYMKKHAAFIQLYETTSTPTSLHPWLNVNFKLQYRTNTMKEETHSWGIHLISGKIVSYFLEQTDSFSFQPAIPSYHFTLTPLIKWPYGIQRIEHLILQGLEKKEKKWIHEATERLTREIELLQRFYKEDDPLFQKEKKAIIERLSPHIQLSFINIGLFYLSPFSTNILIQKKTPFT, from the coding sequence ATGGATCATGACACTTTTTTTCAATGGATGAAGCAATTTTTTTTAGCATCTGGTTGCTCTTTACTAGAAGAACATGCAAATGTCGCGACCGTGCAACTAACAGAAGAAATGGATAGCTTATTAATGAATCGCCCATTCTACTGGCAATATGTCAAAAAAACAAATCAACAAGGAATACCACAGACATTTTCCTTTACGACAGATATTCAGCATTCTACAAAAGAGATAGAATATATCCATCCAGGCTCGTTTCGTTTTGAACGATTAAAAAAGTATATGAAAAAGCATGCGGCCTTTATTCAATTATATGAAACGACAAGCACCCCTACCTCGCTGCATCCATGGCTAAATGTTAATTTTAAATTGCAATACCGAACCAATACGATGAAAGAAGAAACGCATTCATGGGGCATCCATCTCATTAGCGGGAAGATTGTAAGCTATTTTTTAGAACAGACGGATTCTTTTTCATTTCAACCTGCTATTCCTTCCTATCATTTCACTTTAACACCACTTATCAAATGGCCGTATGGAATACAGAGAATCGAACATCTCATTTTGCAAGGATTAGAAAAAAAAGAAAAAAAGTGGATTCATGAAGCCACAGAGCGATTAACGCGAGAAATAGAATTACTTCAACGTTTTTATAAAGAAGACGACCCGTTGTTCCAAAAAGAAAAAAAGGCAATTATCGAACGACTTTCCCCACATATTCAGCTGTCTTTTATTAACATAGGATTATTTTATCTCTCCCCTTTCTCAACTAACATATTAATACAAAAAAAAACACCATTTACATAA
- a CDS encoding YqzE family protein: MSSHEYVQYMTKQIIQYLEHGRKKQSKIKQPRLIRWFGLVGWMMTFWTWKRKQTKR, encoded by the coding sequence ATGTCTTCTCATGAATATGTGCAATATATGACAAAACAAATTATTCAATATTTAGAGCATGGACGAAAAAAACAATCAAAAATAAAACAACCAAGGTTGATTCGATGGTTCGGTTTAGTCGGTTGGATGATGACTTTTTGGACTTGGAAAAGAAAACAAACGAAAAGATAA
- a CDS encoding shikimate kinase, translating into MQCLYLTGFMGSGKTTIGKIVGELLSVEVVDTDQWIEEQEQTTIAEIFKEKGEAYFRQLESQVLHSVTKRNRLVTTGGGIVIKEENRQFMKENGIVIFLDCSVEETLNRLKNDTTRPLLATDKEQQIQTLFTSRYPWYEEAHITVDTTGKAINEVATEVVTRINKILEGETAL; encoded by the coding sequence ATGCAATGCTTATATTTAACGGGTTTTATGGGTTCCGGGAAAACGACGATTGGAAAAATAGTCGGCGAGTTATTATCAGTTGAAGTAGTAGATACTGATCAATGGATAGAAGAGCAGGAACAAACAACTATTGCAGAAATTTTCAAAGAAAAAGGGGAAGCGTATTTTCGACAACTGGAATCGCAAGTGTTACACTCTGTGACAAAACGGAATCGTCTAGTAACTACAGGTGGCGGGATAGTGATTAAAGAAGAAAATCGTCAATTTATGAAAGAAAACGGAATCGTTATTTTTTTAGATTGTTCTGTCGAAGAAACGCTAAACCGATTAAAAAATGATACGACGCGCCCACTGTTAGCAACGGACAAAGAACAACAGATTCAAACGTTATTTACAAGTCGTTATCCATGGTATGAAGAAGCACATATTACAGTCGATACTACTGGAAAAGCAATAAATGAAGTTGCTACTGAAGTAGTGACACGTATAAATAAAATCCTTGAAGGAGAAACTGCTTTATAA
- the comGF gene encoding competence type IV pilus minor pilin ComGF, with amino-acid sequence MRSFATNRKRIYMCTALQQKGFTLIETVLTFFYFILLVSFFPLLVTSLFEPIHTTSMEPVEVQLFFHELYTDLSMASNVSITRKGFIFDTPYQQRVSYNMYHHLIRRQVQGQGHDVRLQHVSSMDIKQTAYYLNVKVTGKDGEEYEKTFLYKQTQQ; translated from the coding sequence TTGCGTTCGTTTGCGACAAACAGAAAACGAATCTATATGTGTACCGCATTACAGCAAAAAGGATTCACGCTCATTGAAACAGTCTTAACGTTTTTTTATTTTATCCTTTTAGTTAGTTTTTTCCCCCTTCTCGTCACCTCTCTTTTCGAACCTATACACACAACATCGATGGAACCCGTAGAAGTGCAGTTATTTTTTCATGAACTTTATACAGATTTATCGATGGCTAGTAACGTATCCATAACAAGAAAAGGTTTTATATTTGATACGCCTTATCAACAACGAGTGTCGTATAACATGTATCATCACCTTATTAGGCGACAAGTACAAGGACAAGGTCATGACGTTCGTTTACAACACGTTTCATCGATGGACATAAAACAAACAGCATATTATCTAAACGTAAAAGTAACGGGTAAAGATGGTGAGGAATATGAAAAAACCTTTTTATATAAACAAACACAACAATGA
- the comGD gene encoding competence type IV pilus minor pilin ComGD: MKNEHGFTLIELLIVLMLGSFMTIITFIHFRTMFETYETNQFIKTLQSDLAMMQQQSAVYRQMYRLEINQTKKQYVIRNVNTNQNVHIRPIPSHMDMTIFPVSPHFTFTSNGIPLQYRSFQITTKQKTIQIRFLLTRGRFYLVEG; this comes from the coding sequence ATGAAAAACGAACATGGCTTTACATTAATTGAATTATTAATCGTGTTAATGCTTGGCTCCTTTATGACAATTATCACTTTTATTCATTTTCGAACGATGTTTGAAACATATGAAACGAATCAATTTATTAAAACATTACAAAGTGATTTAGCAATGATGCAACAACAATCAGCTGTATATCGGCAAATGTACCGATTGGAAATCAATCAAACAAAAAAGCAGTATGTGATTAGAAATGTGAATACGAATCAAAATGTTCATATTCGTCCGATTCCGTCCCACATGGACATGACTATTTTTCCAGTATCACCACATTTTACGTTTACCTCTAATGGTATTCCTTTACAGTATCGTTCCTTTCAGATTACGACCAAACAAAAAACTATTCAGATTCGCTTTTTATTAACGAGGGGGAGGTTTTATCTTGTGGAGGGATAA
- the comGC gene encoding competence type IV pilus major pilin ComGC encodes MKVSLKKKQNTVTSEVGFTLIEMLIVILIITLLLMIAVPKLANNNDVVKDRSCEATAKLIRSQMYTFEIEHKRKPTTIEELQPYVSTTECPDGRALAIENGEVVMKRP; translated from the coding sequence ATGAAAGTATCTTTGAAAAAGAAACAAAATACAGTGACATCAGAAGTTGGATTTACGTTGATTGAGATGTTGATTGTTATTTTGATTATTACGTTGTTATTAATGATTGCTGTACCAAAATTAGCAAATAACAATGATGTAGTCAAAGATAGATCGTGCGAAGCAACAGCAAAATTAATTCGTTCTCAAATGTATACGTTTGAAATTGAACATAAACGAAAACCAACGACCATTGAAGAATTACAACCATATGTCTCTACAACAGAATGCCCTGATGGAAGAGCGTTAGCCATTGAAAATGGAGAAGTTGTGATGAAGCGCCCATGA
- the comGB gene encoding competence type IV pilus assembly protein ComGB — protein sequence MRWSQKERGEFLIRFSLLLKQGYSMKEATTLIAQMYPSAIRTSLITAFSTLENGENLSTIFSSLKFPKDVLSHITFSERHGKIALGSQYAGEWLLKKEAFREQMIQQLKYPLFLIWATILLSFFMIRFLIPQFQQLYDSLNTDFPLVTTMFISFAKGLPYFLLFVLVVLLLCLLYYLFAFRKLSPEKQLTWMIRIPILSSFYQLFCTHTFCLHFGSLLKSGLSIYESVSCFSEDAKFTVLQYEGQTIKNYLLAGYSLEQSLEQSRLFTEELATVVQHGSLTGYLEQELIHYSEMVLTLLDKKMKRVLDIFQPSLFLVVGMMMFFMFLALFMPMFHMMENL from the coding sequence ATGCGCTGGTCTCAAAAAGAACGAGGAGAGTTTTTAATTCGATTTAGTTTATTGTTGAAGCAAGGCTATTCTATGAAAGAAGCGACAACGCTTATTGCACAAATGTATCCGTCGGCCATTCGTACATCGTTAATCACCGCTTTTTCTACACTTGAAAATGGAGAGAACTTGTCTACGATTTTTTCTAGTTTAAAGTTTCCAAAAGATGTTCTTTCCCATATTACATTTTCTGAGCGGCACGGAAAAATCGCGCTAGGTAGTCAATATGCAGGGGAGTGGTTATTAAAGAAAGAGGCTTTTCGTGAGCAAATGATTCAACAATTAAAATATCCCTTATTTTTAATATGGGCGACAATTCTTTTATCTTTTTTTATGATTCGTTTTTTAATTCCTCAATTTCAACAATTATATGATTCGTTAAATACGGATTTTCCTCTTGTTACTACGATGTTTATTTCCTTTGCGAAAGGTCTTCCTTATTTTCTGCTTTTTGTTCTTGTTGTTTTATTGTTATGTCTCTTATACTATCTTTTTGCTTTTCGTAAATTAAGCCCCGAAAAACAGCTAACATGGATGATTCGAATCCCCATTTTATCTTCTTTTTATCAGTTATTTTGCACCCATACATTTTGTTTGCATTTCGGTTCGTTATTAAAAAGTGGTTTATCTATTTATGAATCTGTTTCTTGTTTTTCAGAAGATGCAAAGTTTACCGTTTTGCAATACGAAGGACAGACGATAAAAAATTATCTTCTTGCTGGCTATTCATTAGAACAATCATTAGAACAAAGTCGATTGTTTACAGAAGAATTAGCAACGGTAGTCCAACATGGTAGTTTAACAGGATATTTAGAGCAAGAGTTGATTCATTATAGTGAAATGGTGCTTACCTTATTAGATAAAAAAATGAAACGTGTTTTAGATATTTTTCAGCCGTCTCTGTTTTTAGTTGTCGGGATGATGATGTTTTTTATGTTTTTAGCACTTTTTATGCCAATGTTTCACATGATGGAAAATCTGTAG
- the comGA gene encoding competence type IV pilus ATPase ComGA, producing MNTTFQQAQFLLKKAVDKGCSDCHIHPFENGAHVLFRMYGKLVHFCSLPLQHYQRIISHFKFLAGMNTGERRIPQSGAFSNADWQYEFRLSTIPTPNGESLVIRLLPQHVSVSFNELFVFSEQALFLKKLCQHEHGLIIVSGPTGSGKSTTVYAMLKEMNRQSKRQIITIEDPIEQKVEPFVQMEVNNKAGMTFHEGLRSVLRHDPDVIFIGEIRDEETAKIAIRSSLTGHLVISTMHAAYAEQVVARFLEFGISMLDIKQTMLSIICQRLVFHPVYKRKAIVEYIQKNDITTLLEHPMKTTNNQPLSEWIELAEMKGWTACAGLKKNEESF from the coding sequence GTGAATACGACTTTTCAACAAGCGCAATTTTTATTAAAAAAGGCAGTAGACAAAGGGTGTAGTGATTGTCACATTCATCCTTTCGAAAATGGTGCGCATGTATTGTTTCGAATGTATGGAAAGTTAGTACATTTTTGTTCCCTTCCGTTACAACATTATCAACGTATTATCTCCCATTTTAAATTTTTGGCTGGAATGAATACGGGAGAACGACGAATTCCACAAAGTGGCGCATTTTCGAATGCAGATTGGCAGTATGAATTTCGTTTGTCCACTATCCCCACCCCTAACGGCGAAAGTCTTGTTATCCGATTATTACCGCAACATGTTTCTGTTTCCTTTAACGAATTATTTGTTTTTTCTGAGCAAGCATTGTTTTTAAAAAAACTTTGTCAACATGAACATGGACTCATTATAGTTTCAGGGCCAACAGGATCTGGTAAGTCCACGACTGTGTATGCCATGTTGAAAGAAATGAATAGGCAAAGCAAGCGGCAGATTATCACGATTGAAGATCCAATTGAACAAAAAGTAGAGCCTTTTGTTCAAATGGAAGTAAATAATAAAGCTGGAATGACATTTCATGAAGGATTACGTTCAGTCCTGCGTCATGATCCAGACGTTATTTTTATTGGTGAAATCCGTGATGAGGAAACAGCGAAAATAGCTATTCGCTCTTCCTTAACAGGCCACCTTGTTATTTCAACGATGCATGCTGCTTATGCAGAACAAGTGGTTGCACGTTTTTTGGAATTTGGGATTTCCATGTTAGACATAAAACAAACGATGCTTAGCATTATATGTCAACGTCTTGTTTTTCATCCAGTTTATAAGCGAAAGGCAATCGTAGAGTATATACAAAAAAATGACATTACAACATTGCTCGAACATCCGATGAAAACGACCAACAATCAACCTCTTTCGGAATGGATAGAATTAGCAGAAATGAAAGGATGGACAGCATGCGCTGGTCTCAAAAAGAACGAGGAGAGTTTTTAA
- a CDS encoding helix-turn-helix transcriptional regulator, which produces MEQDTLKITGVLSDSTRFSIYQYISKAHRAVTVQEIAETFDIHPNVARLHLTKLEDVHMLVSETQKTGKGGRPSRLYRLSDEVISIQFPFRDYQLLANIALESLASLGEEGRKALSKTGRKFGIQAAETFISKKHLSLSQLTMEGKLQLLKEIALTQGIDPQLEWIAAKQQIRLDIYNCPFKEIAKVETHQVCHMHQEIMIGMLSVIFQDFKLDEIENAVEGAQACSYAIMVQTK; this is translated from the coding sequence TTGGAACAAGATACATTAAAAATTACCGGTGTACTATCAGATTCAACTCGTTTTTCTATTTATCAATACATATCAAAAGCGCATCGTGCTGTGACTGTACAAGAAATTGCCGAAACATTTGACATTCATCCGAATGTGGCACGTTTACATTTAACAAAATTAGAAGATGTACATATGCTTGTGTCAGAAACACAGAAAACAGGAAAAGGTGGAAGACCTAGTCGATTATATCGTCTTTCTGATGAAGTAATTAGTATTCAATTTCCGTTTCGTGATTATCAATTATTGGCAAATATTGCGCTTGAATCACTTGCTAGTTTAGGAGAGGAAGGAAGAAAAGCGCTATCTAAAACAGGAAGAAAATTTGGCATACAAGCAGCTGAAACATTTATTTCTAAAAAACATCTTTCTTTATCTCAATTAACAATGGAAGGGAAATTGCAATTATTAAAAGAAATTGCCTTAACACAAGGAATCGATCCACAATTAGAATGGATAGCAGCAAAACAACAAATTCGTTTAGATATTTATAATTGTCCATTCAAAGAAATAGCAAAAGTAGAAACTCATCAAGTTTGCCATATGCATCAAGAAATTATGATTGGGATGTTAAGCGTTATTTTCCAAGATTTTAAATTAGATGAGATTGAAAATGCAGTCGAAGGAGCGCAAGCTTGTTCCTATGCAATTATGGTTCAAACAAAATAA
- a CDS encoding DUF2626 family protein, producing MPGMYRVLAFWTAIIAIMSMVGGFVQMSGLFFAQAGIFFALSFLNLSEKMYVYIFGAYLTLFFIGFTYWTHFMMVPGMTE from the coding sequence ATGCCTGGAATGTACCGTGTACTAGCATTCTGGACAGCAATCATTGCTATCATGTCAATGGTTGGTGGATTTGTTCAAATGTCAGGACTTTTCTTTGCACAAGCGGGTATTTTCTTTGCTTTAAGTTTCTTGAACTTATCTGAAAAAATGTATGTTTATATTTTTGGTGCTTATTTAACATTATTCTTCATTGGTTTCACATACTGGACTCATTTTATGATGGTTCCTGGAATGACAGAATAA